The following proteins are encoded in a genomic region of Drosophila bipectinata strain 14024-0381.07 chromosome XL, DbipHiC1v2, whole genome shotgun sequence:
- the LOC108129062 gene encoding uncharacterized protein translates to MDAAWDSMDSMVDSIETETEAQPETKKRKRSWNRFECLKDIAGEEVTTPGSLSAEWGSGWRGTNFLVEVEQTAPMSPPSSSSASANGSEDYIGELSSQETEEGFTTGATTGATNGTATVETGPKIIVRTEEVLIVGLVLVLWVGAIMLFFNRWGKIRMLEPYQPKFQQQHRSSCPLVDMDAVPTHQRASVSRMSMGMVHNLNMPTCQFAAYNPNIYAKGYASHVSQVSRPRQNSVFVGASTSHYLMPRPPRKTRSAMDLHSMVLDESAEQV, encoded by the exons ATGGATGCAGCCTGGGACTCCATGGACTCCATGGTGGACTCCAttgaaacggaaacggaagcaCAACCGGAAACAAAAAAGAGGAAGCGCAGCTGGAACCGCTTCGAGTGCCTGAAGGAca TTGCTGGCGAAGAAGTCACCACACCAGGCAGTCTTTCAGCgg AATGGGGATCTGGCTGGCGGGGAACTAATTTCCTGGTGGAAGTGGAGCAGACCGCTCCCATGTCCCCGCCCTCGTCGTCCTCCGCTTCCGCTAATGGCAGTGAGGACTACATTGGGGAGCTAAGCAGCCAGGAGACGGAAGAAGGATTCACCACAGGAGCCACCACAGGCGCCACCAATGGCACCGCCACCGTAGAGACAG GGCCGAAGATCATTGTGCGCACCGAGGAGGTCCTGATTGTCGGCCTCGTCCTGGTGCTCTGGGTGGGCGCCATCATGCTGTTCTTCAACCGCTGGGGTAAGATCCGGATGCTCGAGCCCTATCAGCCCAAgttccagcagcagcaccgcAGCTCCTGTCCTCTGGTGGATATGGACGCCGTTCCTACGCATCAG cGCGCCTCCGTGTCGCGAATGTCGATGGGAATGGTGCACAATCTGAATATGCCGACGTGTCAATTTGCGGCCTATAATCCCAACATTTATGCCAAGG GCTACGCCTCCCATGTGTCGCAGGTGTCGCGTCCCCGCCAGAACTCCGTGTTTGTGGGGGCAAGTACCAGTCACTACCTGATGCCGCGTCCGCCGAGGAAGACCCGTTCGGCGATGGATCTGCACTCCATGGTGCTGGACGAGAGTGCCGAGCAGGTGTAA